The region TCTTCGGTTAACTTCAAGTATCCATATTTCTCTCTTATGTCCTGGATTACGGTGCGATATCCTTCCCATGTTTTTAAATTATATTGCTTCATTATTAACTACCTTTCTTAAATATTTACACCTAACGCTCAGGCTAAGCTGCGGGCACTCAGGTAGTTCGCCAGGTGAGCCGTCAGCTTCAGCCTGTTGTTAGGTACCAGCCAACCATTTATTTCGAAATTACTATCGCAAATTCATTCCAAAACGTACATACTGCCTCAACATACTCACCCAAGTCAGATTGAGTTAAATATATATCTTCCCCCATCATGGGTTTAAATACCCTTCCAGCCATTTTTTCATTATAATCACGCGACATTAATGGTAAAAATAAATCAGGCCTTATTTTACGTAATGCTTCTGCAGATCTACCTTCTGCATGTTTTATAACATTAGAAACAAATTCCAATTCAACTATTTTATGCCACGATTTTAATTTAGTTAAATCAATAGAATGATCATTTAGATGTTCAATAAAATTAGACATCTTAATTTTATTGATATTGTTCTCATCTGATGGATTTAATATTTGGCGACGATGAAAAAACATTGCCTGCTGTTCAAAAACATGCCAATACGCTACAGCAAATAAATTTAGTATCCCTTGGCGAATACCCGTCATATGCTCATAATGGCTAATACCCATTTCTTGTGCATGCTCCGCCGCCATTTCCATGTCGTAATACTCGCCACCAGGTGTCGAGCCTATGCGGTCATATTCTGCTTGTGATATTTCTTCTGATTCTCTATCAATATTTTTAAAATTAGTTAGAATGCGGTCATTAAGTGTCTCGTGGAGAAGTTGCACCTCTCTGCAAAATACCTTGACGATATACGGGGCCCAAAATGTAGAGTTTAATGCCATATCATCCTCTAATAATATTTGGCTGTGTACCTAACGCTCAGGCTGAGCTGCGGGGCCTCATGACTTCCCGGAGGGCAGCCGTCAGCTCCAGCCTGTGGTTAGCCGTTTTTCTGCTTCATAAGAGCATAAATAGCTTTATGCACCCCTTTTTTGCCTTTAATTTCTATAGATTTCAATTCCTCAACGAAAAACAGCCTACAAAATAGTGATTCCATCTCTGCTTCATTCGAAAAATAGAGAACCGTTCCAATAGGAGTTTTTCTATATTTTCCGAGTCCACCAAACTGTGTGCTTTCTTCGCTGAAACAAACGGATAAATAATGCCCTTGGGGCTTTAATAATCTTTGGACGTTTCCAATATACTTATTCCGATCTTCCGGAAATATATGGTGCAGTAATTCCCAATCGTATACAAAATCATATTTGGTCTTAATCTCTGACATATTCCCGAGAACGTCTGCCACTATAAATTCGCATTTAACTCCAGATTTTTGCGCCAATTCTCTTGCTATTTCGATCGCTTTTTCGGAAATATCGACTCCGGTCGCATCGAAACCTAGATCCGAAAAATATCGAATGTAATTGCCTGCTCCACACCCCAATTCAATAATTTTACACGGAGACAACTTCTTCGACCTTATCAGGCCTTGAAATATGTCGGGGGGAGCCTCAACGTTCCATGGGATATTATCAAGATCCATGCTGCTATATATCATGTTCATTTGTTCCTTGATCATTTGCATCCTCAGCTGAAAATACGGCTAACGCCAGCGTTAAGCTGCGGGCGTTCAGGATTTAACTCAAGCGGGCCGTCAGCTTCAACGCTTTGTTAGGCTTCTAATATCTTCAATAAATATCTAAAACATTAATTTAACATATTATATTACGATACGTTAACCAATTGTTTATTTTTTAAGCCCCATTTTGTTTAAAGTATATGCACACGCGTCTTTTGATACTTCTCTAAACCCTTTTTCCCATATTATAAAATCAAATCCTTTCTTCCATATATCGTAGTCATATCCTTTCTCAGACGGTATTAAACTGCTATTCCAACAATTTCCAGACGCAAGAATCTTTCCAGAAGAACTATTTGTCAATTTCATGTACAACATAAATTCAATGTGTTCATTAGTCATCGTGGAATTAAAATTAACGACTTCAAGTATCCAGTCCTCTTTAATCGAAGGATGCTCCTTTTTATATATTTGGAATGAATTAGTGCTGTTTTTAAAATCATCCAATACTTTATCCCATCCAGAATTCCAGTAATTTTCATTTGCCGTGAAAAGTCTAGATGATTTATTTCGTAATAATTCGGCCCCTGGAATCTCATGAGTATTATCCATTGAAGAATTTATTATATCAATTCCGGTCTCACCCCTAAGCATCGTAAGACATTCTTCTGCAGTGGCCAAAGTTGGGTCCCAATCTCCTCGTATTTCATTTAGATAATCGGCCATTTTATCTCTATCTGTATTAGTGGCCCTTCGATGAATTGATGATTGAACTAAACCGGCAATCCCGCCAAAGCGAGGATTGTAAACGTCTATTCTTACTGGAGATGCCTTGTATGGAATAACAAGAATACTATTTGATCCTTTTATATTTTCTGGAAGAATAGATAATTTGCCAGTACTGCATGCTGTTACCATTAAACTAATTAATAATACTATCATTATTCTTAAAATTAGTATCACTAGAAACCTCTTTTTATTGTCGGCAACTCTATATGTTGGATAAAATCAATTTACTATTAGAAAGCCTAACGCTCAGGCTAAGCTGCGGGCACTCACGAAGTTCGACAGGTGAGCCGTCAGCTTCAGCCTGTAGTTAGATTGCGAAAATATTTTGATTAATTATCTATCTACTACCTCTACCCAATATTTAACTCCTCCAACATATTGCAAATCCCAAGTCTTCCCAGACCACTTATCAATTCGGACAACATTAATGCCTAAAGGTCCTTGGCTTTTTATATCATATCTGTTACTTATAAAATAAAAACCAATAGAACCCAACAGTATTCCGATAATTAAACCAACGATAAAAATCTGTTTTTCGTCATATGCTTTTTTCATAATTATCCTCCGCACTTACTCATTATAAAGCCAACATAACGTTGTCTAAATTACAAATTATTACTTTAGTGTTACGGATTGAGCTTGTCCCCGTTTCGAACGGACACTCCGATTGCTGACTCTAAGTGATAGGAGTAAGCCTAGTCGTATGACTACCCCTAAAGATCGGCCCGACATGGGTCCCATCGAGGTCATCACATCCGTCCAGCGCAGGCGGCGGTGGGCGCCGGAAGAAAAGCGCTCCATCTTGGAAGAGGCCGAACAGCCGGGGAACTCCCTCTCAGCCGTGGCCCGCAAGTACGGGGTAAATCCCAACCAGCTGTTCCACTGGCGCAAGCTCATGCGTGAGGGAGCCCTGGTCGCCGTGGAAGCCGATGAGCGGGTGGTCCCCGCCTCCGAGGTGAAGCAGCTCAAGGCCCAGATCCGGGAACTGGAGCGTCTCCTGGGCAAGAAGACGATGGAGGCGGAGATCCTGCGGGACGCCATCCGCATCGCCCAGGAAAAAAAACTTCTGTTGCGGATGCCCTTGCCCAAGAAGGGCGGTTCCCTGTGAAGACGATCACGGACACCTTGGGCGTCTCCCGGTCGAACGTGTACGCGAAGCGGGAAAGCGTTCCGCGCCGACCGTACCGGAAGGCCGAGGATGACGCCTTGTTGCCCCTGATCCGGGAGATTGCCGATGGCCGCCCGACGTACGGGTACCCGCGGATTACGGCGTTGCTGAACCGGCGCCTGATCGAGTTGGGCCGCCCGCGCGTAAACCGCAAGCGAGTCTACCGGATCATGAAGGGCAACAGTCTCCTGCTCCCGAAGCATTCGGGGCGGCCGGTGCGGACACACGACGGAAAAGTCGTCACGATGACCAGCAACATGCGGTGGTGCTCCGATGCGTTCGAGATCGGCTGTTGGAATGGTGAGCGGGTTCGCGTGGCGTTCAGCATGGATTGCCACGATCGCGAGATCATCAGTTACATCGCCACCACGGCGGGAATCTCTGGCGAGATGGTGCGTGACCTGATGGCAGAGAGCATCGAAGCTCGGTTCGGCCTGAGAGATCGTCTCCCTCATCGGATCGAGTGGCTCAGCGACAACGGCTCCGCGTACACGGCGCATGAGACAAGGATGTTCGCGGCCAGCATGGGCCTGCTTCCGTGCACAACTCCCGTCCAGAGCCCAGAGAGCAACGGGATGGCCGAGGGGTTCGTGAACACCTTCAAGCGGGACTATGTGCATATCCACCGCCTGGAGACCGCCGAGCAGGTTCTTGCCCAGTTGCCGAAATGGTTCGATGACTACAACGAGGTTCACCCGCATCAGGGCTTGAAGATGCGGTCGCCAAGGGAGTATAGAAAGTCCTTAACGGCAGCATCCGGGTGTCCGGTTTAATGGGGACAACGCCACGGATTTTGGATTGCCACCACTAAATCTTATATTCCATTTCCCATCTTCCCTTATAGCTGAGAAATGAATTGTGTTTTTTCCCGATACATCCTTCCCAAGAAATTCAAAAACCCCAACTGGCACTCCTGGGTTATTTTCATAATAAATGGTTAGTTCCAATGTACCTGTGGGACCAACCTTGTCTGTATCTACTCTATAGGGGGAGGAGGAACGCCTTGTTGATGGCCGTAATGTCCTTGATTTTTTGATAATCGCCATTTCGTTACCTCCCGTCAATCTAACGCTCAGGCTAAGCTGCGGGCACTCAAGATCTTCTCCAAGTGAGCCGTCAGCTTCAGCCTGTTGTTGGGCGGCCTCTTCTACTTAACGTTTAATATTTTATCCAACATTTTTTTTGACAATACACCATATATTCCAATTGGGTTTGCCTTAATTGAAATGCCAAGAAGTTCATTTATTTTGTCTGTGTTGTTATTATTTGCCTTATATAACGTTGCCGCGGCCCAATATGCTGCTCTAGATCTAATTTCTGGAGCGTCATTTTCCGCCGCTGCCAATTCAGCTAAAAAAGATTTGTACGCTTCGCTTAAATAGCTGTCTCTAGAAGGAGGATCATTATAATTAGATGTAAACATGGGGGGGGGAGGATTATCCACCCTACCTAATGCTACTTGACCTTTAATATGTAGTGCCTCATAATTATACTGATATAATGCTAGCGATTTTTCTACAAACCAATCAACTTCTTTATTGTTGTTTGTTAACCAATACGCTTTTGCATAAGCGGCATGATAATATGAATATAATTTATCTTCATCAAGAAATAACAAGTCTGAACCATAATATGTATTTAAATATAATATGAGTTTATCGACAATTGATCTGTTATAAATATGGTTTATTTCTCTACTGTTTTTGGAAATTTCCATTTTTATTAATGCATACCAAGTCAATGCCGCAACATCTCTCTTGTCCTTTTTTAGTGCAATAGATATCATATTGTCTGCACTATTGTAATATCCATTTTCATACAACTTTATTGCGTTATCAATATTGACATAACTTGTTTGTTCTGCAAAACATAAGTTTCCATAAATGAACAGCGATAGGACCAACGATGATGCAACCAAGGTTTTGTAAAAATTGTCTTTCATGATTTCTCCGTATTGTGATTTATGAATCTCCTACAATTATTCCGTCCGCCCAACTATAATTGGACTGGGTATATGCAGTCTAATTTAATCGTGAATTCCATACTTGCATGTACGGATATCGGGCTAATGAAAATTCGCGATATATACGTAAGGTATTGCGAATGAAGGAAGTTATTGTTCCGGGAAGAGTATTTCTCAATATAGTTAGACTGCATGGCCTGCAGCCTAATACGGAAAATCGAAGCCTGAATATCCCGTTCAAGCTCGATCTCCTTACTCCCTCGGCGAGAGGGACAAGGGACAGGACATCCCCGGCGGGATGTCCTATTCGAGATCCTGCGCCAAATCCTCGAAGCGGGTAAACTGTGAGAGGAAGGCGAGCTTCACGTCGCGCATGGGGCCGCTCCGGTTCTTCCCGATGATGATCTCGGCGACCCCCTTCGCCTCCTGCGGCGTCTTCTCCTTGGCGTACATCTCCTCGCGGTAGACGAACAGGATCAGGTCGCTATCCTGCTCGATCGCTCCACTTTCGCGTAAGTCCGCCATTTGAGGGCGTTTATCGTTCCGGCTCTCCACCCCGCGGCTGAGCTGGGAGACCGCGACCACCGGGATGTTCAGTTCTTTCGCCAGCGACTTCATGGAGCGGGAGATCTCGGAGACCTCCTGCACCCGGTTTTCGGAGTTCTGGCGGGTGTTGGAGCCGTGCATCAACTGCAGGTAGTCGACGATGATCAACCCGATGCCGCGCTCTTTTTTCAGCCGCCGCGCCTTCGCCCGCAGCTCCATCGCCGACAGCGTCCCGGAATCGTCGGTGTAGATCGGCGCCTCGGAGAGCTTCCCCACGGCAGCGACCAGCCGGTTGACCTCCTCCTGCGCGAGGTGCCCCGTGCGAAGCCGCTGGAAGTTGACGCGCGCCTCGGAGCAGATCATCCGCATCGCCAGCTCCTGGCGGCTCATCTCGAGGGAGAAGATCGCGACGGGCAGCTTCTGCCGGGTCGCGGCGCTCACCGCGATGTTGAGGCAGAGCGAGGTCTTCCCCATCCCCGGGCGGGCCGCCACGACGATCATGTTGGATCGCTGGAACCCCGCGGTGACCTGGTCCAGGTCCCGGAACCCGGACGCGACGCCGGTGATCCGCTCCTTCCGCTCGTACGCCTCCTCGATCTCCTTCATCGCCTCGCGGGCCATCTCGCCCATCGCGTAGTAGGAGGGCCGGATCTTCTCCTCGGCGATGGCGAAGATCGCCTGCTCGGTCCGGTCGAGGAAGACGTCGATGTCGGCGACCCCCTGGAAGGCGGTGGCGGAGATCTCCTGCGCCGCGGAGATCGTCTTGCGGAGGATCGACTTCTCCTTCACGATGCGCGCGTAGTGCACGACGTTGTCGGAGATGGGGACGGAGGTGACGATCTCGGAGAGGTAGGCGAGCCCGCCGACCTGCTGCTCGGCGTTCCGGTCCTTCAGGACCGCGGACAGGGTGAGCTGGTCGATGGGGCGGCCTCGGTCGTAGAGGTCGACCATCGCCTCGTAGAGGATCCGGTGGGCCCCCTGGTAGAAATCGCCCGGGCGCAGGACCTCCATCACGCCGTTGATCAGGTCGTTGTTCAGCAGGACCGATGCGAGGACGGCCTGTTCCGCGTGGAGATCGTGGGGAGGTACCCGGAGGGAGGCGTCGTTGCCGCCCGGCGTCGTGCCGCGATTCTCGTCCATCGACGCCCCCTTCCGGAGTGGATTATTGATGCGGTTACGCTTCGGGCACCACGCTGACGGAGATCTCGGGGAGTACGTCCGCCGCCACCCGGATCTTCACCTTGTAGTCGCCCACCTGCTTGATCGGATCGGCGAGCTGGATCGCCTTTCGGTCGACGGTCATGCCCGCCTTGGCGAGCGCCTCCGCGATGTCCCGCGAAGTGATCGCGCCGAACAGCTTCCCCTCCTCCCCCGCCTTCGCGGGGATGGTGAGGGAGACGGAGGCCAGCGTCGCCGCCGTCGCCTCGGCGGCCTTCTGGGTCTTCTTCGACCGCGTCTCGATCGTCCGCCGGTCGTGATCGAGGGCCTTGATGTTCCGCACGTTCGCCAGGACCGCCAACTGCCGGGGGATCAGGAAGTTCCGCCCGTATCCGTCCTTGACCTTGACGATCTCGCCCGCCTTTCCCAGCTTTTCCACGTTCTCGCGCAGGATGATTTTCATCGGGGGGCTCCTACCGGA is a window of bacterium DNA encoding:
- the dnaB gene encoding replicative DNA helicase, whose product is MDENRGTTPGGNDASLRVPPHDLHAEQAVLASVLLNNDLINGVMEVLRPGDFYQGAHRILYEAMVDLYDRGRPIDQLTLSAVLKDRNAEQQVGGLAYLSEIVTSVPISDNVVHYARIVKEKSILRKTISAAQEISATAFQGVADIDVFLDRTEQAIFAIAEEKIRPSYYAMGEMAREAMKEIEEAYERKERITGVASGFRDLDQVTAGFQRSNMIVVAARPGMGKTSLCLNIAVSAATRQKLPVAIFSLEMSRQELAMRMICSEARVNFQRLRTGHLAQEEVNRLVAAVGKLSEAPIYTDDSGTLSAMELRAKARRLKKERGIGLIIVDYLQLMHGSNTRQNSENRVQEVSEISRSMKSLAKELNIPVVAVSQLSRGVESRNDKRPQMADLRESGAIEQDSDLILFVYREEMYAKEKTPQEAKGVAEIIIGKNRSGPMRDVKLAFLSQFTRFEDLAQDLE
- a CDS encoding IS3 family transposase (programmed frameshift), whose translation is MGPIEVITSVQRRRRWAPEEKRSILEEAEQPGNSLSAVARKYGVNPNQLFHWRKLMREGALVAVEADERVVPASEVKQLKAQIRELERLLGKKTMEAEILRDAIRIAQGKKTSVADALAQEGRFPVKTITDTLGVSRSNVYAKRESVPRRPYRKAEDDALLPLIREIADGRPTYGYPRITALLNRRLIELGRPRVNRKRVYRIMKGNSLLLPKHSGRPVRTHDGKVVTMTSNMRWCSDAFEIGCWNGERVRVAFSMDCHDREIISYIATTAGISGEMVRDLMAESIEARFGLRDRLPHRIEWLSDNGSAYTAHETRMFAASMGLLPCTTPVQSPESNGMAEGFVNTFKRDYVHIHRLETAEQVLAQLPKWFDDYNEVHPHQGLKMRSPREYRKSLTAASGCPV
- a CDS encoding class I SAM-dependent methyltransferase, with amino-acid sequence MIKEQMNMIYSSMDLDNIPWNVEAPPDIFQGLIRSKKLSPCKIIELGCGAGNYIRYFSDLGFDATGVDISEKAIEIARELAQKSGVKCEFIVADVLGNMSEIKTKYDFVYDWELLHHIFPEDRNKYIGNVQRLLKPQGHYLSVCFSEESTQFGGLGKYRKTPIGTVLYFSNEAEMESLFCRLFFVEELKSIEIKGKKGVHKAIYALMKQKNG
- the rplI gene encoding 50S ribosomal protein L9 encodes the protein MKIILRENVEKLGKAGEIVKVKDGYGRNFLIPRQLAVLANVRNIKALDHDRRTIETRSKKTQKAAEATAATLASVSLTIPAKAGEEGKLFGAITSRDIAEALAKAGMTVDRKAIQLADPIKQVGDYKVKIRVAADVLPEISVSVVPEA